Proteins encoded within one genomic window of Haladaptatus sp. QDMS2:
- the thyX gene encoding FAD-dependent thymidylate synthase, with amino-acid sequence MKVRLLEATDNPEELICTAARNDYMADFVGDTSFEDIMKNVKGDSLEAKKRTLIGHLLNHGHFGPFEHVQATFAVEGISRSCMAQITRHRHVSFDVQSMRYVAFDDVDVEDVAAGEMVVWPPSATDKNWVGRNQKTGEVTDEMMEKREELFRESVTNSVQTYQDLLDLGMPPEDARFVLPIGTEVNMVMSMNARMLMHVADMRAAADSQWEIRDLTNQVLDLAAEWCPLTFEHYNEKMKGRKNRLAP; translated from the coding sequence GGCTGACTTCGTCGGCGACACCTCCTTCGAGGACATCATGAAGAACGTGAAAGGCGACTCGCTGGAGGCGAAAAAGCGCACCCTCATCGGCCACCTGCTCAACCACGGCCACTTCGGCCCGTTCGAACACGTCCAGGCCACGTTCGCCGTCGAGGGTATCAGTCGGTCGTGTATGGCTCAGATTACGCGCCACCGCCACGTTTCGTTCGACGTCCAGTCAATGCGCTACGTCGCCTTCGACGACGTCGACGTAGAAGACGTCGCCGCCGGTGAGATGGTCGTCTGGCCCCCCTCTGCGACGGACAAAAACTGGGTTGGTCGCAACCAGAAGACCGGCGAGGTCACAGACGAGATGATGGAAAAACGCGAGGAACTGTTCCGTGAGTCCGTCACGAACTCCGTCCAGACCTACCAGGACCTCCTCGACCTCGGGATGCCCCCCGAAGACGCCCGCTTCGTCCTCCCAATCGGGACGGAGGTCAACATGGTCATGTCGATGAACGCCCGGATGCTCATGCACGTCGCCGACATGCGCGCAGCTGCAGACAGCCAGTGGGAGATTCGCGACCTGACCAATCAGGTCCTCGACCTCGCCGCCGAGTGGTGTCCGCTCACCTTCGAGCATTATAACGAGAAGATGAAGGGTCGGAAGAACCGCCTCGCGCCGTAG
- a CDS encoding zinc ribbon domain-containing protein, giving the protein MTPPVDDKRGCIKCGHDEVSTDKIATSGTGLSKMFDIQNRSFQAITCTNCGYTELYRGQSKGNMLDLFFG; this is encoded by the coding sequence ATGACGCCTCCAGTGGACGACAAACGTGGCTGCATCAAGTGTGGTCACGACGAAGTCTCGACCGACAAAATCGCCACCTCCGGCACCGGGCTCTCGAAGATGTTCGACATTCAGAATCGCAGTTTCCAGGCGATTACCTGTACCAACTGCGGCTACACGGAGCTGTACCGCGGCCAGTCGAAGGGCAACATGCTCGACCTCTTTTTCGGCTGA
- a CDS encoding HVO_2922 family protein — protein MQKATFELYRDAEDDYRWRLVHANGNILADSGEGYASKQKARQGIESVKKNAQSAPVEDHS, from the coding sequence ATGCAGAAGGCGACGTTCGAACTGTACCGAGATGCCGAGGACGACTATCGCTGGCGGCTGGTTCACGCCAACGGGAATATCCTCGCAGACAGCGGCGAAGGGTACGCGAGCAAACAAAAGGCGCGACAGGGAATCGAGAGTGTGAAGAAAAACGCACAGAGCGCACCTGTCGAAGACCATTCCTGA
- a CDS encoding helix-turn-helix domain-containing protein — translation MKGLSAACLAFLLVFAATAPAVAAPPDNPEGSSGSIAAAQEFDRTEFIVEVYENGSARWTFSYRWTLETDEDRQQFNQYATEFNENETELYKQFQNQSQALATSGEQATGRTMSASDFSKQAYVSELGNEGIVEMQFTWSNFAQTGDDQVVVGDVFEGGLYIGPNQSFVIKHDGPLQFAEAEPEPGAVSGGSLATSDSLTWFEDTQFADQQPRVVLAPPGSDVGQTTTDDSIVPEQSGNFPLIPAAVVFFLLAIAASAFAYRSGAFPTRGGGGSGGAGAGAIKKSSGGGTSSPTPAAAAVADDELLTDEDRVLKMLQDNGGRMRQVNIVDETGWSKSKVSMLLSDMEDDGLISKLRMGRENIVSLSGQEPEATRSALDDE, via the coding sequence ATGAAAGGGCTGTCTGCGGCGTGTCTCGCGTTCCTCCTCGTCTTCGCGGCGACAGCGCCAGCAGTTGCCGCTCCGCCCGACAACCCGGAGGGTTCTTCGGGCTCGATCGCCGCGGCTCAGGAGTTCGACCGGACGGAGTTCATCGTCGAAGTCTACGAAAACGGCTCGGCGCGATGGACGTTCTCTTATCGATGGACGCTGGAGACGGACGAAGACCGCCAGCAGTTCAACCAGTACGCAACCGAGTTCAACGAAAACGAGACTGAGCTCTACAAACAGTTCCAGAATCAGTCACAGGCGCTCGCCACTTCCGGCGAGCAGGCGACCGGGCGGACGATGAGCGCGAGCGACTTCTCGAAACAGGCGTACGTGAGCGAACTCGGCAACGAAGGCATCGTCGAGATGCAGTTCACCTGGTCTAACTTCGCCCAGACGGGCGACGACCAGGTCGTCGTCGGCGACGTCTTCGAAGGCGGCCTCTATATCGGTCCGAATCAGTCGTTTGTCATCAAACACGACGGGCCACTCCAGTTCGCTGAGGCGGAACCGGAACCCGGCGCGGTGTCAGGCGGGTCTCTTGCCACCAGCGACTCGCTGACCTGGTTCGAAGACACCCAGTTCGCAGACCAGCAACCCCGTGTCGTCCTCGCGCCCCCGGGCAGCGACGTAGGCCAGACCACGACCGATGACAGCATCGTGCCCGAACAGAGCGGAAACTTCCCGCTCATCCCGGCCGCCGTCGTGTTCTTCCTGCTCGCCATCGCCGCCAGCGCGTTCGCCTACCGTTCGGGCGCGTTCCCAACCCGCGGGGGCGGTGGAAGCGGTGGCGCAGGCGCAGGTGCCATTAAGAAGTCGTCCGGCGGCGGTACGTCCTCACCCACCCCCGCCGCGGCCGCCGTCGCGGACGACGAACTGCTAACCGACGAGGACCGCGTCCTCAAGATGCTCCAGGACAACGGCGGGCGCATGCGCCAAGTCAACATCGTCGACGAGACCGGCTGGTCGAAGTCGAAAGTCAGCATGCTCCTCTCGGACATGGAAGACGACGGCCTCATCAGCAAACTCCGGATGGGCCGCGAGAACATCGTCAGTCTCTCCGGCCAGGAGCCAGAGGCGACCCGCTCTGCGCTCGACGATGAGTGA